Genomic DNA from Carnobacteriaceae bacterium zg-C25:
GTGAAGGGGTTACTGAAGCGGATGAATATGTTGCACGCCTTTTACATAAAAGTAAAAAGCCTGTTATTTTAGCGGTGAATAAAGCGGATAATCCGGAACAACGCAATGAAGTGTATGAATTTTATTCATTGGGATTAGGTGATCCGTTCCCGATTTCTGGAAGTCATGGATTAGGATTAGGGGACTTATTAGATGAAGTTTTCCGTCAATTACCAGATTCTTTTGAAGATGAAATAGATGATGACAAAATTCGTTTTTCATTAATCGGTCGACCAAACGTTGGTAAATCGTCATTAGTTAATGCGATTCTTGGTGAAGATCGTGTGATTGTGTCTAATGTCGCTGGAACAACGCGTGATGCCATTGATACAGAATTTACAGATGAAGACGGTACCGTTTTCCAAATGATTGATACGGCTGGTATTCGTAAACGCGGTAAAGTTTATGAATCAACTGAAAAGTACAGTGTTTTACGTGCCTTACGTGCCATTGATCGTAGTGATGTTGTTTTAATGGTGTTAAATGCCGAAGAAGGCATTCAAGAGCAAGATAAAAAAGTGGCTGGTTACGCACATGACGCTGGAAAAGGTGTGATTATTGTGGTAAACAAGTGGGACGCCATTGAAAAAGATACGCATACGATGAAAAAATTTGAAGAGGATATTCGTGGGCATTTCTTATACTTGGACTACGCACCAATTGTTTTTGTATCGGCATTGACAAAACAACGTTTGAGTTTATTGCCTGAATTGATTAAAACGGTAAGTGAAAATCAAAATTTACGAATTAGTTCATCTTTATTAAATGATGTTTTATTAGATGCTATTGCAACTAATCCAACACCAACAGATAAAGGCAAACGATTAAAAATTTACTACTTAACACAAGTTGCGGTGAAACCACCAACATTTGTTGCTTTTGTAAACGACAAAGAATTAATGCATTTTTCTTATGAGCGCTTTTTAGAAAATCAATTGCGTGCAACGTTTGAATTTGACGGAACACCAATTAAAATGATTACACGCGAACGTACATAAAATGTACTGAAAGAATACCGTACCTATGAGATTGTAATCGGTTGAATGTGGTTGCATTGATAGGGGGAATGTGGTATATTATGGTAGTGATTTTGAATAACTAATATTCAAAATAATCGCATAGCAATATTAAATTTGTTATGTCATATTGGAGGTGAAATAATGGCAAATAGAGCAGACTTAGTAGAACGCGTAGCAAACGAAACAGGCTTCACAAAAAAAGATGTTGCTTTAACAGTTGATGCGTTATTCGATACAATTCAAGCAGCTTTAGCTAAAGGCGAAAAAGTTCAAATTATTGGTTTTGGTAACTTTGAAGTTCGTGAGCGTGCAGCCCGTAAAGGTCGCAACCCTCAAACAGGTGAGGAAATTAAAATTAAAGCAAGTAAAGTACCAGGTTTCAAAGCTGGTAAAGCATTGAAAGATGCAGTTAAATAATTAACAACAATCGCCCCCTTAAATCTGTGTATTTAAGGGGGATATTTAGTAAAATGAGTTATTTATAATTGATTTTACTAAGTAGATGTTTATCGTTAAAAGGAGTATATATGGTTGCATTAGATCAACGAATTATTGAATCATTAACACAAAATTCACAAGAAACGTTTAAATTAATAGAAGAGTATGCTAAATATTGTGAAGATACTTTAGATGTCCAGTCGGGGTATGATTTGGCTTTGCGTATTCAGGAACTAGGTTTTATTGAAGAAGCGTTAGCGTTGACCAATCGTTTGTACGATGTCTACCCGGATGACGCGTTAGTTTTATTACGTGCAGAATTATGTATTGATAAAAATGAATTGGATGAAGCAATTGATCAATTGTTACACATTGAAGAAGATAGTGATTATTATGTATCTGCTTTATTAGTCATGGCAGACGCTTATCAACAGTTAGAATTGTATGAGGTGGCGTTAGAAAAACTAAAACTAGCAAAACGATTAGCCAAAGATGAGCCTGTTATTGATTTAGCTTTGTTTGAACTGTATTTTTATATGGGTGAAAACCAAAAAGCGTATCAATCGTTAGTGTCACTTGAACATAATGAATTGATTGAAGAGAGTATCTACGTTAAAAAAATGGCGAGAGTTTTAGGGGCAATGGGTGAATATGAAGAAGTTGTGAGCAGTTTAGACCAGTTATCTAGCGAAGAACACGATTCTGAAAGTTTATTTGAATTGGGATTGGCTTACTATCAATTAAAAGAGTATTCTCGAGCGCATCATCAATTTAAAGAGCTATTACAAAAAGACCCTGATTTCTATTCGGCGTATTATTACTTCGGTACATCGGCTATTGATTGTGGTTTTATGGATGAAGGCATTACCTATTTAGAGATGGCTTTACAACACAATCCGTATCACGAAACGCTATATGTGACGTTGTTTGATGTGTATCAAAAGAAAAATGACGTTGATAAAATCAATGCGTTAGGTGAATCGGCGCAACAAAACAACATTGATGGCCTTTCTTGGATGATTAAGTGGTCGCGTCATTTATTGCATTTTGAAGAATACGATACCGTTATTGAACAGATTGAACGGTATTTTGAAATGGACGATGAAGAAAGTGAGCTTTACTGGATTTTAGCGAGTGCCTATGCCGCTTTAGAAGATGATGTGAATGCGCAAAAATGGTATGAACAGGCGTATCTCATTTTTGAAGATAACGTTGAATTTTTACAAGAATACGCTTTGTATTTACGAGAAATTGGGAAACGTGATTTGTTTGAAACGATGATGTCACGTATTAAAACGCTTGATGGTAGTCAAGTGGATGAATTTGGAGAAGATTTTTAATGAACAATCATTTTGAACAAGCCTATCCCGTACTGGATAAAATAGAAAAAGCAGGATTTCAAGCCTATTTTGTCGGTGGGTGTGTTAGAGATTATTTGTTAAATAAAACCATTGCTGATGTGGATATTGCAACCAGTGCCTATCCACAAGAGATTAAATCTATTTTTCAAACGACATTTGATGTGGGCATTGAGCATGGAACGGTGCTGGTATTGTATCATCAAGTCGGTTATGAAATTACCACTTTTCGTACGGAAAGCACTTATCAAGATTTTAGAAGACCCGATCAAGTGACGTTTGTCAGAGATTTGAAAGATGATTTAATGCGACGTGATTTTACAATTAATGCGCTAGCCATGGATAAATCGGGTAAAATATTCGATTATTATAACGGTCAAAACGATTTACATGAAGGTATTATACGTGCTGTAGGATCACCGACAGAAAGATTTCATGAAGATGCGTTACGGATGATGCGCGGTGTACGATTTAGTGCGCAGTTAGGGTTTGATATTGAACCTAAAACATTACGAGGTATTGCTGAAAATGCACATTTATTAGAGAAAATTGCCGTAGAACGTATAGCAGTAGAACTACAAAAGCTATTTGCTTCAACGAATAAGCAAAAAGGCATTCATTATTTACTGGAAGCTAATTTGCATCGTTATTGTCCACAAATGGCGCATTTAAGTGAAGCGTTATTAAAATTAGCGACATTGCCTGTGTTTAAGGACGATTACGTCAATTGGGGATTACTCATGTACTTTGGGCAATTGACGATTCATGAAGCAAAAGCATTTTTAAAAAAATGGAAACTATCCAATGAAATCATTAACAAAAGTATCGCGTTAATGGAAGTCATTGCTTATCGTTTATCATGTGCTAAATTTGAGAATACCTTTTTGTTTTTACACGAAGAAGATGTGGTTGAAAATGCACAACAATTTTTAAGCGATGCCTACGATACGTTTGTCTATGAAGATACTGCATTACTTTTCAGTCAATTGCCTTTACGCAGCACAAAAGATTTAGCAGTAAACGGGCGTGATATTATGCAATTGTTAAATCGACATCAATCTGGTGCGTTTATTGGTGAAATTATCAAAACATTAACGCATAAAGTTCTGTCTCTTGAATTGAAAAATACAAAAAATGATTTATCACATTATATTTTGACACATTTTTCACACTATAAAGGATAACTATGATGAAAAACTTTTGGCATTCTTTGAATGCCTTTTTAAAAAAATATCATATCATTAAATTACTATTTACCATTTCGTTATTGATGATGCTACTATTGAGTAGTTATTTGATTTTTTTAGCAAAGATAACCGATGTTAAAAACTTACAAAATACACTGTCGCATCGCACCATTATTTATGATGAAAGTGGCAATGAAGCCGGGCAATTACTCAATCAAAAAGGAACGTACATTGGTTTAAATGATGTTTCGCCGTATTTTATTGATGGTGTCATTGCAACAGAAGATCAACGATTCTATGACCATAAAGGATACGATGCGATGGGGATTGCTCGAGCATCTGTCAGTTTTTTGACGAGTGGTTTTTCGAAAGATGGCGGTGGTGGCTCTACACTGACGCAACAACTGGCTAAAAATGCTTATTTGACACAAAAGCAAAGCTTTTTGAGAAAATTTCAAGAGTTATTTTTAGCCATTGAAATTGAAAAATACTATTCAAAAGACGATATTCTCACCATGTACATCAATCATGCGTATTTTGGCGAGGGTGTTTGGGGTGTTGAAGATGCATCGCATAAATATTTCGGTAAATCAGCAAAAGAGCTAAACATACAAGAAGCTGCTATGCTGACTGGAATGTTAAAAGGGCCTAACTTATATAACCCGTACAACAATGAACAAGTTGCCAAAAATCGACGGGATACGGTGCTTGAAGTAATGTTAGGTGCTAAAAAGATTACACAGCAACAATATGATGAAGCAGTAAACACCACAATCCAACTCAATGATACATACCATGAAGTGTCGCATTATCGCTATCCGTATTATTTTGATGCGGTGATTGCTGAAGCGGTTGACGTGTATGGGATTAGTGAGGACGATTTGTATACAAAAGGCTATAAAATTTATACGTCTTTAAATCAAAATTATCAAAAAACGTTAGAAACGCATGCTGAAGATGAAACGTTGTTTCCGAATAATCCAAATGTACTAGTGCAAAATGCTGCCATGGTCACAAATCCTAAAACGGGAGGGATACAAGCGATTGTTGGTGGGCGTGGAAAGCATGTTTATCGCGGATTTAATCGCGCGTATCAAATGCATCGTCAACCTGGATCGGTTTTAAAACCGTTAGTTGTATACACGCCGGCGTTAGAAATGGGTTATACACCAAGAAGTGTTTTATTAGACGAAGTTGTTTCGTACGGTAGTGATCAATACACACCGCAAAATTGGGATTATCAAACGGTAGGTAGCTTGCCGATGTATCAAGCGCTTGCGTTATCTAAAAATACGAGTGCCGTATGGTTGTTGAATGAAATTGGTATCGATAAAGGACTTGAAAAATTGTCTCTTTTCGGCATTGAAACAACACCAGATGATCGTTATTTAGGTGTTGCATTGGGTGGTATGACAAAAGGGACAACGGTTAAGGCAATTAATGAGGCGTATACGGCATTTGCTAATGACGGGGTTCGTTTAGAAAGCTACTTGATTACGAAAATTGAAGATGTTAATGGTGAAGTGGTGACACAAAAAACGTTTACAACACAACATCACGTCATGGATGCAACAGTTGCTTCACAGATGACACAAATGATGATGGGGGTTTATCAAGACGGTGGGACTGCTCCGATGGCAACTTATAACAATTTGAAAATTGCTGGAAAAACAGGGACTACCGAGTCAACTGTTGATTCGTCAGATATGTGGGCTGTTGGGTATACGAAAGATTTTGTCTATACAACGTGGATTGGATACGATGAGACGACTGACGAAAACTACTTAAAAATGAATGAGGGCGATAGCATTAAACCGTTATTTAAAGAAACAATAAACGATTTACTAGCGCATTCACCACAAACGCCATTTCATTTGGAATCGGTTCATGAAAGTGTTGTCAAAGAACAAGAAGAGGCGAAAAAACGCAATTGGTTCCAAAGTATACAAGAAAATGTTGGTTCATTCGTTGATCAGCAATTAAATCATTTAAAATCGCTATTTAAACAATGGTTTCCGTAGTGAATAAGTTGCGACTCAAATGAAATTTGCTTATAATAAAACTATTGACTTATTGAAGGAGAAGTACATGGATTTAAAAACGTTTATGATGACCATCAAGCGATTTTCATCTCATATTGTGATGAAGTTACTTGTTATGCCAATGGCATTGTTACTATTCGGTGTAACGTATGGGTCTAGATTAGGAAAAGTGAATGTTTTAGGGACATTTATTTTATTGATTTTTGTTGTGTTGTCACAATTTTTAGAGCATTATTTTTATTTGCAACAAACAAAAAAAGGAACGATTAACTGGCAATCGGCATATCCAATTATTGCATTAAATGTTTTGTTGATTCTGTTAATGTTTCCGTTGACCAATGCGATTTTTTCAATTTTAGCGTTGACGTATTTTGTCAGCATTTTACTCGTGTATGGCTTTTTTAAATTAAGAGGAACATTATATTTTATTGTCATACAAGTATTTTTAAAAGGGTTAGTGCTAACGGTATTATCGGTTTTTATGCAAATCAATTTCATTTCGTATGAATTAATTTTTGCAACGGTGCCAATTTTGTGTTTATTGCTATTTTATTTTAGTGAGATTGAAAAATTGGAAGTTAAACAATATCGTGCATTACACGCAAGTCTGTCTAGCTTAAATTTATTAAGTTTGTTAGGTTGGTTAGGTACATTGAGTTCTCCAATTGCACTGATGCGATTAGTATTA
This window encodes:
- the der gene encoding ribosome biogenesis GTPase Der, which gives rise to MKIPTLAIVGRPNVGKSTIFNRLVGERISIVEDISGVTRDRIYAQGTWLEKPFNVIDTGGIELSDEPFMSQIKHQAEIAIDEADVIICLTSVREGVTEADEYVARLLHKSKKPVILAVNKADNPEQRNEVYEFYSLGLGDPFPISGSHGLGLGDLLDEVFRQLPDSFEDEIDDDKIRFSLIGRPNVGKSSLVNAILGEDRVIVSNVAGTTRDAIDTEFTDEDGTVFQMIDTAGIRKRGKVYESTEKYSVLRALRAIDRSDVVLMVLNAEEGIQEQDKKVAGYAHDAGKGVIIVVNKWDAIEKDTHTMKKFEEDIRGHFLYLDYAPIVFVSALTKQRLSLLPELIKTVSENQNLRISSSLLNDVLLDAIATNPTPTDKGKRLKIYYLTQVAVKPPTFVAFVNDKELMHFSYERFLENQLRATFEFDGTPIKMITRERT
- a CDS encoding HU family DNA-binding protein yields the protein MANRADLVERVANETGFTKKDVALTVDALFDTIQAALAKGEKVQIIGFGNFEVRERAARKGRNPQTGEEIKIKASKVPGFKAGKALKDAVK
- a CDS encoding tetratricopeptide repeat protein, whose translation is MVALDQRIIESLTQNSQETFKLIEEYAKYCEDTLDVQSGYDLALRIQELGFIEEALALTNRLYDVYPDDALVLLRAELCIDKNELDEAIDQLLHIEEDSDYYVSALLVMADAYQQLELYEVALEKLKLAKRLAKDEPVIDLALFELYFYMGENQKAYQSLVSLEHNELIEESIYVKKMARVLGAMGEYEEVVSSLDQLSSEEHDSESLFELGLAYYQLKEYSRAHHQFKELLQKDPDFYSAYYYFGTSAIDCGFMDEGITYLEMALQHNPYHETLYVTLFDVYQKKNDVDKINALGESAQQNNIDGLSWMIKWSRHLLHFEEYDTVIEQIERYFEMDDEESELYWILASAYAALEDDVNAQKWYEQAYLIFEDNVEFLQEYALYLREIGKRDLFETMMSRIKTLDGSQVDEFGEDF
- a CDS encoding CCA tRNA nucleotidyltransferase → MNNHFEQAYPVLDKIEKAGFQAYFVGGCVRDYLLNKTIADVDIATSAYPQEIKSIFQTTFDVGIEHGTVLVLYHQVGYEITTFRTESTYQDFRRPDQVTFVRDLKDDLMRRDFTINALAMDKSGKIFDYYNGQNDLHEGIIRAVGSPTERFHEDALRMMRGVRFSAQLGFDIEPKTLRGIAENAHLLEKIAVERIAVELQKLFASTNKQKGIHYLLEANLHRYCPQMAHLSEALLKLATLPVFKDDYVNWGLLMYFGQLTIHEAKAFLKKWKLSNEIINKSIALMEVIAYRLSCAKFENTFLFLHEEDVVENAQQFLSDAYDTFVYEDTALLFSQLPLRSTKDLAVNGRDIMQLLNRHQSGAFIGEIIKTLTHKVLSLELKNTKNDLSHYILTHFSHYKG
- a CDS encoding PBP1A family penicillin-binding protein is translated as MKNFWHSLNAFLKKYHIIKLLFTISLLMMLLLSSYLIFLAKITDVKNLQNTLSHRTIIYDESGNEAGQLLNQKGTYIGLNDVSPYFIDGVIATEDQRFYDHKGYDAMGIARASVSFLTSGFSKDGGGGSTLTQQLAKNAYLTQKQSFLRKFQELFLAIEIEKYYSKDDILTMYINHAYFGEGVWGVEDASHKYFGKSAKELNIQEAAMLTGMLKGPNLYNPYNNEQVAKNRRDTVLEVMLGAKKITQQQYDEAVNTTIQLNDTYHEVSHYRYPYYFDAVIAEAVDVYGISEDDLYTKGYKIYTSLNQNYQKTLETHAEDETLFPNNPNVLVQNAAMVTNPKTGGIQAIVGGRGKHVYRGFNRAYQMHRQPGSVLKPLVVYTPALEMGYTPRSVLLDEVVSYGSDQYTPQNWDYQTVGSLPMYQALALSKNTSAVWLLNEIGIDKGLEKLSLFGIETTPDDRYLGVALGGMTKGTTVKAINEAYTAFANDGVRLESYLITKIEDVNGEVVTQKTFTTQHHVMDATVASQMTQMMMGVYQDGGTAPMATYNNLKIAGKTGTTESTVDSSDMWAVGYTKDFVYTTWIGYDETTDENYLKMNEGDSIKPLFKETINDLLAHSPQTPFHLESVHESVVKEQEEAKKRNWFQSIQENVGSFVDQQLNHLKSLFKQWFP